The Paracholeplasma morum genome contains a region encoding:
- a CDS encoding DEAD/DEAH box helicase: MTFEQLNIIKPILEAVSKMGYITPSPIQEVSIPVLLSGKDLLASAQTGTGKTAAFAIPIIQQISGFDRRIYQKQHIHALILAPTRELAEQIKDNFRYYSENLSLNTEVIYGGVSQKNQEKALNRGVEVLIATPGRLLDLMDQGLITLQHVKYFVLDEADRMLDMGFIRDVRKIVTYIPKTRQTALFSATMPKEIIKLAEELLTEPVRVEITPPEAMVEKIDQKLFHVSKKNKTNLLLDLMKNKNMQSILVFTRTKHGANKLVKELTSYGVKLSAIHGNKSQNQRLQALNDFKNGKIRVLVATDIAARGIDIDELSHVVNYDLPETPETYVHRMGRTGRRGLTGEAYTFCSPDEIKLLDAIEKHIKMPIEVMDNHDYHIVKGVAQESKPLPRNTEEKGHGSKGGFRNHNKPKESRFEKPYKRENASSTGQSKESSVISKKSKDERNYSFSKKSKPQKSTQKYSKREESISQVYFKRKKSH; the protein is encoded by the coding sequence ATGACATTTGAACAATTAAACATTATTAAACCGATTTTAGAGGCAGTAAGTAAGATGGGCTACATTACACCATCCCCTATTCAAGAAGTATCTATTCCAGTTTTATTATCAGGTAAAGACTTACTTGCGAGTGCTCAAACAGGCACTGGTAAAACCGCTGCGTTTGCGATTCCTATCATCCAACAAATTAGTGGATTTGATCGTAGGATTTATCAAAAACAACACATTCACGCATTAATACTCGCACCAACTCGTGAACTAGCAGAACAGATTAAAGACAATTTTAGATACTATAGCGAGAACTTATCTTTAAACACTGAAGTTATCTATGGCGGTGTTTCTCAAAAAAACCAAGAGAAAGCCTTGAACCGTGGGGTGGAAGTTTTGATTGCCACACCGGGAAGACTGCTAGATCTAATGGATCAAGGGTTAATTACATTACAACATGTGAAATACTTTGTATTAGATGAGGCTGACCGTATGTTGGATATGGGCTTTATTAGAGATGTAAGAAAGATTGTAACTTACATACCTAAAACACGACAAACTGCTCTATTTTCTGCAACAATGCCAAAAGAAATCATCAAACTAGCAGAAGAACTATTAACAGAACCTGTGAGAGTTGAGATTACACCTCCAGAAGCAATGGTAGAGAAAATCGATCAAAAGTTATTCCATGTATCCAAGAAAAACAAGACTAACCTATTGCTTGATTTAATGAAAAACAAAAACATGCAATCCATATTGGTTTTTACAAGAACCAAACATGGAGCAAATAAACTGGTCAAGGAACTAACGTCCTACGGCGTAAAACTTAGTGCCATTCATGGAAATAAATCCCAAAATCAGAGATTACAAGCCCTAAATGACTTCAAAAATGGTAAAATCAGAGTGTTGGTTGCTACAGACATTGCAGCTAGAGGGATTGATATAGATGAGTTATCCCACGTCGTTAACTATGACCTACCAGAAACCCCAGAAACTTACGTTCACAGAATGGGAAGAACGGGTAGAAGAGGACTAACTGGAGAAGCCTATACTTTCTGTTCACCAGATGAAATCAAGCTATTAGATGCTATCGAAAAACATATAAAAATGCCAATCGAAGTGATGGATAACCATGACTATCATATTGTAAAAGGGGTTGCTCAAGAATCAAAACCACTTCCTAGGAATACGGAAGAAAAAGGACATGGTTCTAAAGGTGGTTTTAGAAATCACAACAAACCTAAAGAATCACGATTCGAAAAACCATACAAACGCGAGAACGCCTCATCAACTGGGCAATCTAAAGAATCAAGTGTAATAAGTAAAAAGTCAAAAGACGAAAGAAATTACTCTTTTTCTAAGAAATCGAAACCACAAAAATCGACTCAAAAATACTCCAAAAGAGAAGAGTCTATCAGTCAAGTATATTTCAAGAGAAAAAAGTCTCACTAA
- the htpG gene encoding molecular chaperone HtpG, giving the protein MAKTNAFKTESQKLLHLVTHSIYTQKEIFLRELISNASDAIDKRHFLSLTNEKVTSDGYKIEISMDKEFKTLTIKDNGIGFTEEELVENLGTIAQSGSKQFIEQLDKNDTNIIGQFGVGFYSAFIVAKSVKVLTKSPFSDTGYVWESDGVSTYQIDTYDKTDVGTEIILTLRDNIEDEESETFDQFLDEFEIKQLVKKYSDYVRYPIYIKGDNKPLNQMTPLWKRSKQDIKEEDLNAFYKHQFNDFEDPLHVIHMNIEGMLTYQALLFIPKKPAYNFYSETYEKGLQLYSKGVFIQDKNKDLIPDHFKFVKGIVDSSDLSLNISRELLQHDRQLKKIASNIEKKIKSELEKMLENDRERYITLFDQYKNTLKYGIYQSFGVNKELLQDLILFKTNLSDEYITFKEYVSRKKEDQKEIYYATGKSKTQIMNLPQMDIINEKGYEVLLFTDEIDEFMIQIMNSYEELPFKSIQTANLDVTDEIKKKEVEEKAKTHHDLLLAIKENLSGKVSMVKLSTRLKDSPVCIVSGEGLSLEMENILKQMPNSQEVKAERILELNPDHKFFEVIKKVYKDSPEQLKNYSTLLYNQALIIEGLPMEDPLEYITAMNELLLK; this is encoded by the coding sequence ATGGCAAAGACAAATGCTTTTAAAACGGAATCTCAGAAACTGTTACATTTAGTAACACACTCAATATATACACAAAAAGAAATCTTCTTACGTGAACTGATTTCTAACGCAAGTGATGCGATAGATAAGAGACATTTTCTATCACTCACTAATGAAAAAGTAACGTCAGATGGGTATAAAATCGAGATTTCTATGGATAAAGAGTTTAAAACATTAACGATTAAAGACAATGGAATTGGGTTTACTGAAGAAGAATTGGTTGAGAACTTAGGAACGATTGCACAAAGTGGTTCAAAACAATTCATCGAGCAATTAGACAAAAATGATACAAACATCATTGGTCAATTTGGCGTAGGATTCTATAGTGCTTTTATTGTCGCGAAGTCTGTCAAAGTACTAACGAAATCCCCTTTCTCTGATACAGGATATGTTTGGGAAAGTGATGGGGTTTCTACCTATCAAATCGATACCTATGATAAAACAGATGTTGGGACAGAAATCATTCTTACTTTAAGAGATAACATCGAAGACGAAGAATCAGAGACATTTGATCAGTTCTTAGACGAGTTTGAGATCAAACAACTAGTCAAAAAATACAGTGACTACGTAAGATATCCGATTTATATAAAGGGAGACAATAAGCCACTTAACCAAATGACTCCACTTTGGAAACGTTCTAAACAAGATATTAAAGAAGAAGACCTAAATGCTTTCTATAAGCATCAATTTAATGATTTTGAAGATCCTTTACATGTAATTCATATGAATATTGAAGGCATGCTAACCTATCAAGCCTTACTATTTATACCTAAAAAACCTGCATACAACTTCTACTCAGAAACCTATGAAAAAGGCCTTCAACTCTACTCAAAAGGCGTATTTATTCAAGATAAAAACAAAGACTTAATCCCTGATCACTTTAAGTTTGTAAAAGGCATTGTAGATAGCTCAGATTTATCACTAAATATCTCTAGAGAACTCCTACAACACGACAGACAACTTAAGAAGATAGCGTCCAACATTGAGAAGAAAATCAAGAGTGAGTTAGAAAAGATGCTTGAAAATGATAGAGAACGTTACATTACCCTATTTGATCAATACAAGAATACGTTAAAATACGGAATCTATCAAAGCTTTGGCGTAAACAAAGAACTTCTCCAAGACTTAATCTTATTCAAAACGAATTTAAGTGATGAATACATCACATTCAAAGAATATGTTTCTCGCAAGAAAGAAGACCAAAAAGAAATATACTATGCGACTGGTAAATCAAAGACTCAAATTATGAACCTTCCACAAATGGATATCATCAATGAAAAAGGGTATGAAGTATTGTTATTTACGGATGAAATTGATGAGTTCATGATTCAAATAATGAACAGCTATGAAGAATTACCATTTAAGTCCATTCAAACAGCTAACTTAGACGTTACCGATGAAATTAAGAAAAAAGAAGTAGAAGAAAAAGCTAAAACTCATCACGACCTGCTTCTGGCCATTAAGGAAAACTTATCAGGAAAAGTTTCTATGGTTAAGTTATCTACCAGATTAAAGGATTCACCTGTTTGTATTGTTTCTGGAGAAGGATTATCTTTAGAAATGGAAAACATCCTAAAACAAATGCCAAACAGTCAAGAAGTAAAAGCTGAACGTATCCTTGAACTAAACCCTGATCATAAGTTCTTTGAAGTAATTAAGAAAGTATATAAGGATTCGCCAGAACAACTTAAGAACTACTCAACACTACTGTATAATCAAGCATTAATCATTGAAGGGCTACCAATGGAAGATCCTTTGGAATATATTACTGCAATGAATGAACTTTTACTAAAGTAA
- a CDS encoding AarF/ABC1/UbiB kinase family protein gives MRWIMFIKLFREIFHKKRLPNIDYIQKQGLLAVKIAQTFALRIDFLNEKTCTHLAKLYTKTVPIPNEDFLSLIEKYARLGFLNNFESIEETPIGSASIGQVHKARLLNGEEVVIKVIKKDFKLKFLKDVKSLRRFIKFILFFYPKLKKVADPIGILEHIESYTLAELDMRNEIRNGRELKNIQTRYEGVFDLSRLKFPKIYESLSNEHILVSEYIEGETIDYLLETKSLDLKDILEIFHIHGFYVFIIGTFHGDLHPGNIIKKGNDFYFIDTGAISTVGKKIQLGLFDFMDNLAYYDYSNCAIALNDMASKEIYGSQYERYLEKFLKLYEDFKNKTVSEVSLTRKMMETIKLGVNSGMTFEKGMFPIIKSMMYLDGMVLKGAPNTILMVEMRTFLEEFHKANEVINI, from the coding sequence ATGCGTTGGATAATGTTTATAAAACTGTTTCGTGAAATATTTCATAAAAAGCGATTGCCAAACATCGATTATATTCAAAAACAAGGCCTATTGGCAGTCAAAATCGCACAGACTTTCGCATTAAGAATTGATTTTCTTAATGAAAAGACGTGTACCCATCTAGCAAAACTATACACTAAAACAGTACCTATCCCTAATGAAGATTTTTTGAGTTTAATAGAAAAATATGCCAGACTAGGTTTTCTCAATAACTTTGAATCGATTGAAGAGACGCCAATTGGCAGTGCATCTATAGGCCAAGTTCATAAAGCCAGATTATTAAATGGTGAAGAAGTCGTGATTAAGGTAATCAAAAAAGACTTCAAACTGAAGTTCCTAAAAGACGTAAAGTCATTAAGAAGATTCATTAAATTTATCCTATTCTTTTATCCAAAACTTAAAAAAGTGGCTGACCCTATTGGGATACTAGAACATATTGAATCCTATACATTAGCAGAACTCGATATGAGAAATGAAATCCGTAATGGAAGAGAACTTAAGAACATTCAAACGAGGTATGAGGGTGTATTTGACCTATCAAGGTTAAAGTTTCCCAAAATATACGAGTCATTATCCAATGAACATATTCTTGTTTCAGAGTATATAGAAGGCGAAACAATAGATTACTTATTAGAGACAAAATCATTAGATTTAAAGGATATTCTTGAGATATTTCATATTCATGGGTTTTATGTGTTCATTATTGGGACATTTCATGGGGATCTTCACCCAGGTAACATCATTAAGAAGGGTAATGATTTCTATTTTATCGACACAGGCGCCATTTCAACTGTAGGAAAGAAAATTCAATTAGGCTTATTTGATTTCATGGACAATCTGGCTTATTATGACTATTCTAATTGTGCTATAGCACTCAATGACATGGCTTCGAAAGAAATATATGGTAGTCAATATGAAAGATACCTAGAGAAGTTTCTAAAGTTATATGAGGATTTTAAAAATAAAACGGTCAGTGAGGTATCGCTCACGAGAAAAATGATGGAAACCATTAAGCTGGGTGTTAATTCGGGCATGACATTTGAAAAAGGCATGTTTCCAATTATCAAAAGCATGATGTATTTGGACGGAATGGTCCTTAAAGGCGCGCCAAATACCATCTTAATGGTAGAGATGCGTACATTTTTAGAAGAGTTTCATAAAGCAAACGAGGTAATAAACATATGA
- a CDS encoding phytoene desaturase family protein, with the protein MKKIAIIGAGPGGLAAGMVLSKKGYDIHIYEKDQRVGGRSQRITIGDYQFDLGPTCLMYIDILRDVFKFAGYELEKELEVIRLDHLYTLMFNDVTFNMSKDPIDNANMYERYSKGMGESYLNWLNAQETKLNAIESILKRPFPNVSNYLRKDVLKAIPELRPAQSVYSHLSKFNRNSNFINSLSFQSKYLGMSSFDAPSVFTILPYLEHALGLYHVKGGLNQINEKMAELIERNGGTIHLSAPVEKIVVENKNAKGLVVSGQFFPFDEVIVNADFSYAMTNLIEEKHLRKHKPHKLEKMKYSISTFMIYLGLDKKFDFAHHEIIFSKNYEAYLNGLAKGEYSDDLSIYLHNPSLMDDSYAPKNHSSLYLLVPVPNLRTPKDWERDKDQLYSQAIDLVERKHGINIRNHITTSKVITPQDWESTYNVKYGAVFNLAHNLGQMLAFRPQNKYKDINHLYLVGGGTHPGSGLPTIYQSAIILNEYL; encoded by the coding sequence ATGAAGAAAATCGCAATCATTGGGGCAGGTCCAGGTGGGTTAGCTGCCGGAATGGTATTAAGTAAAAAAGGATATGACATCCATATTTATGAAAAAGATCAACGCGTTGGTGGTAGATCACAAAGAATTACTATCGGAGACTATCAGTTTGATTTAGGCCCAACATGCCTTATGTATATCGATATACTAAGGGATGTGTTTAAGTTTGCTGGTTATGAGTTAGAAAAAGAGTTAGAAGTAATTAGATTAGATCATCTATACACACTCATGTTTAATGATGTAACGTTTAATATGAGTAAAGATCCAATCGACAATGCAAATATGTATGAACGATATTCCAAAGGGATGGGCGAAAGCTATTTGAACTGGTTGAATGCACAAGAAACTAAACTCAATGCGATTGAGTCCATTTTGAAAAGACCATTTCCAAACGTTTCTAATTACCTAAGAAAAGATGTCTTAAAAGCAATTCCTGAATTGAGACCAGCTCAATCAGTATATTCACACTTATCCAAGTTTAACCGAAATAGTAATTTCATCAATTCTTTATCGTTTCAGTCTAAGTATCTTGGGATGTCTTCCTTTGATGCGCCATCGGTATTCACAATTCTTCCTTATTTAGAGCATGCATTGGGTTTATACCATGTTAAAGGTGGACTTAATCAAATTAACGAGAAAATGGCAGAGCTTATCGAAAGAAATGGGGGAACCATTCATCTTTCAGCACCTGTTGAAAAAATAGTAGTCGAAAACAAAAATGCAAAAGGTCTTGTTGTGAGTGGACAGTTTTTTCCTTTTGATGAAGTAATAGTGAATGCAGATTTTTCTTATGCAATGACAAATCTCATAGAAGAAAAACACTTAAGAAAACACAAACCTCATAAACTAGAGAAAATGAAGTATAGTATCTCGACTTTTATGATCTATTTAGGATTAGACAAAAAGTTCGACTTTGCCCATCATGAGATTATATTCTCGAAGAACTATGAAGCGTACTTGAATGGGCTTGCTAAAGGGGAATATTCTGATGATTTAAGCATATATCTACATAATCCATCGCTAATGGATGATTCATACGCACCTAAAAACCATTCAAGCCTTTACTTATTAGTTCCAGTACCAAACCTTAGAACGCCGAAGGATTGGGAAAGAGATAAGGATCAACTATACAGTCAAGCAATCGATCTTGTAGAGAGAAAGCACGGAATCAACATTCGAAATCACATCACTACATCTAAGGTCATTACACCTCAAGATTGGGAATCTACCTATAATGTAAAATATGGAGCAGTATTCAATTTAGCCCATAACCTTGGCCAAATGTTAGCATTTAGACCGCAAAATAAATACAAAGATATCAATCATTTGTATTTGGTTGGTGGTGGGACACATCCAGGGAGTGGATTACCAACTATTTATCAGTCGGCAATTATTTTAAATGAGTATTTATAA
- a CDS encoding diacylglycerol/lipid kinase family protein, whose translation MKIGFIFNPESGKGKIEKNHRRIVQSFTDKGHEVEVLKTTKQNDAMLFASKPGYDLILVAGGDGTLNEVVNGIMTLEVKPKIGYIPTGTVNDVAHLLGIPRNVKKAVKLILGDGVSRKMDIAKLNDTYFTYAAATGKFAKASYDIKRSDKKRFGALAYVVRGITDMFYDYKIPLRIEYDHGIIERTFTLLLFLNGPRVGGVNLFLIRKSKLNDGILEARLFERRGLLTLFKVLSFFALGGLVTKGGHQLKSSRYSIKADPKVEWNTDGEQKEHGSVDIVVIKEAIEIYVSKRASKYFF comes from the coding sequence TTGAAAATAGGATTCATTTTTAATCCCGAAAGTGGAAAAGGCAAAATTGAAAAAAACCATCGAAGAATTGTTCAATCATTTACAGATAAAGGTCACGAAGTAGAAGTATTAAAAACTACAAAACAAAACGACGCAATGCTGTTTGCATCAAAACCGGGCTATGATCTTATATTGGTCGCTGGGGGAGATGGAACACTTAATGAAGTAGTTAACGGCATAATGACTCTAGAAGTGAAACCTAAGATTGGGTACATACCAACTGGAACGGTTAATGACGTTGCACATCTTTTAGGGATTCCAAGAAATGTTAAGAAGGCAGTCAAGCTCATACTTGGAGATGGTGTCTCAAGAAAAATGGACATCGCCAAACTAAATGACACGTATTTTACCTATGCAGCAGCGACAGGTAAATTTGCAAAAGCAAGCTATGATATCAAGCGTTCCGATAAGAAAAGATTCGGGGCACTTGCTTATGTAGTACGTGGAATAACAGATATGTTTTATGACTACAAGATACCTCTTAGAATTGAATATGATCATGGCATAATCGAACGAACGTTCACGTTACTCTTATTCTTAAATGGTCCGAGAGTGGGTGGAGTAAATCTATTCTTAATTAGAAAATCCAAACTTAATGATGGCATTTTGGAAGCCAGATTATTCGAAAGAAGAGGATTGCTAACCCTGTTCAAAGTGTTATCATTCTTTGCACTAGGGGGTCTTGTGACTAAGGGTGGTCATCAATTAAAATCATCCAGATATAGTATTAAAGCAGATCCAAAAGTAGAATGGAATACTGACGGTGAGCAAAAGGAACATGGTTCAGTAGACATAGTCGTTATTAAAGAAGCCATTGAGATATATGTATCCAAAAGAGCATCAAAGTATTTTTTCTAA